TCATTACTGCgtaattttagaatgactttcaagAAGTCTAAAATATTTAGTCTatctactaaatttcagataTTGCTAAAGGTGCGGAGTaaagattttttcacttcatctTCTTCATTCTCAATTCTGAACTTGATCCTCGTAAATATGAGGAAGGAATCGAGTTTCCTAAATACGAGTACAAtgttttaatatatattacgCTTTACTGAATCTCGGACAATTTCAAAGTTGCAGAGTATAAACTTACCTTGAGAATGCATCGTTCCATCAACGTTGCGAATTTTAACCTGATAAAATATTGCACAATTTTATACTCTCAGGCTTATACCTAATACTCGTGTTTGCGCGTCAAGATGCGGATGTAAAGATTCGAGTTCTCTTAAGAGACTCCATCAATCAGTGCACGGCTTAATTAAAAAGCTAATTAACACATAGATTTAATTGATCGATGAGCGATAAATCCGTGGTCCGATTACCGCGGTAAATTTCGTAGGCTACCTACTTTTTCATGTTTGTTACATAAATTTGTACGCGTGTTATTTTACAGGGGAACGTTCAAATTACGTGAACAAGCCACACGTAATAGCCATGGTTGGGCTGCCCGCACGGGGTAAAACTTATATATCGAAAAAGCTGTGCCGATACTTGAATTGGATCGGTATAAATACGAAAGTATTTAATTTGGGGGAATACCGGAGGCATGCGACAACGGCATATCAATGTCACGAGTTTTTCAGACCTGACAATATCAAAGCGATGGCGATAAGGACGCAATGTGCCATTGACGCATTGAACGACGTTTGCCAATGGTTGGAAAACGGCGACGGCGAAGTCGCGGTTTTCGACGCAACGAATTCGACCATCGAGAGGAGAAGGATGATACACGACATTGTCGTTAGAAAAATGggtttcaaattgtttttcgtcGAGTCTGTTTGCAACGATCCCGAAATCGTTGAACAAAATATAATGGAGGTATTTGATATGCATGAGATTTTCAGTACATATCTAACGCAATTTCGTTAATCGAGTATTACAATCAATTTCTCATTATCGAACAATCGCTAACGCATCGATTCTTATTACGATTAAATGATTCATATTCATCAGAttcatgaataaattattatacctatacgctTTCTTATCATTATATGCAGCAGtaagagaaaattgaattatccGTCCCTTTGTCCCCATTCCGCATCAAAGTTGtttaaatcgaaaataattaaaagaaagCTTAGAAGATCCCTTCAGTATCGCTATCTGTTAAGTTTTTATCGCTTATTCATTGATGAGATAACAACGCTTGGATAAATTTCTCAGAAACCTTGATGCAAAACGCATTTCAAAGAATCCTTCGAAAGTTAATCAGAGGGAAAAGAAACACGCGTTACTTTGCATCCTGATCATATGGAAAAGCgagaaattgatattttaaacattttccCTGGAATTCAGCTTCGAAAGGTTCAGTCTTAATAATGTAGAATCAGCAGACCTAAGAGGTGATAatttaaaagagaaaaattataatattaagaATGGTTATTCTTATATAGGGCATGATAGTACGATCTTTGGCATTAATTGGTCgggtattttttttgtttatcttatGATTACAGGTAAAAGTAAGCAGTCCTGATTACACCGACATGAACAAGGAAGCCGTATTAGCTGACTTTATGATGCGGATAGAACATTATCAAGAGAAGTATAACCCGTTGGATGAGAGCTGCGAAGTCGACCTGTcgtttatgaaaatttacaacacGGGAGAAAAAGTTCTGGTCCACAAACACGAGGGACACATTCAGAGCAGAATAGTTTATTACTtaatgaatatacatattgtgCCTCGAACTATATACTTGACCAGACACGGTGAAAGTATTATGAATCTTGAAGGAAGAATAGGTGGTAATTCAGCTCTCAGCTCTAGAGGACACGAATACAGCAATGCGCTAGCTCAATTCATCGCGCAGCAGGATATACAGGGTTTGAGGGTTTGGACCAGCTGGCTTCAGAGGACTATACAAACCGCGACTGGAGTCCAAGCTCCACAAGAACGGTGGAAAGCTTTAAATGAAATCGATGCGGTGAGACATTTTTTAGCCATGAAGATCTACGAATTCAGAATATGGAAAAGCAAGGGACTTTGCAAATATTTCGCCCGTGTTTCCCTATGAAAGTACCATCGAATTTTAACATCAATAATTTCGCGTCAAGTGTttacatgtataaaatttgGATGCATGAAAATtataggaaaaaatttctaccttTTATTCACTTATTGCAAATCATCATCATAAATCACACTGATATCCCAAGTCTCATCGAAAACTGAATAGTTCAGAACTTGAACTCTGATAGAGATCCTTGGGTTCCTTCAATtgccttattttttttacacaaattgTTTGGcaactttgaaaattctgtacgaaagtaaaaattactttttccaAACATTGTGCCCAGTTTTAACCGCCgaaataagaaagaatagCGTAAAATATGTTATATTACACACGATGATGAGTTACAAATGATAAAGTCATCAACATATAAATGCATCGCAATTCAACTTAATTAGACCAAATATAAATGATATTCCAGGGAATTTGTGAGGAAATGACCTATGAAGAAATAGCTGAGAAATATCCAACTGATTTTGCGGCAAGGGaccaaaataaattttcatacaggTACCCCAGAGGTGAAAGTTACGAGGATTTAGTTGCTCGACTAGAGCCAGTCATTATGGAATTGGAACGTCAGGGTAATGTTCTCGTTGTGACTCATCAGGCTGTACTACGATGTTTGCTTGCCTATTTTCTGGATAAAAGTTCAGGTAAGCTTGTCACACTGAATTACAGCATACTTTGCTTTACACTGGCAAAGTGTATCTCTTGATATATATTTCGGTGTTTGGTTTTAATTCgaaagctgaaaaaattatatctatGGTGAATTAAATACACGCAATATTGCTTTAGTCATAATTTCTATAttataagaagaagaagagtcAAAAGAGCTCATTAACTATAATAAACTTTATAtcaaattatatttgtataatttttcagacGAGTTACCATACTTGAGTGTTCCACTACACACTATTATGAAGCTAACACCTGTGGCTTACGGATGCAAAGTTGAGCACATCAGGTTGCCGATAGATGCAGTGGATACTCATCGGCCAAAACCAAAGGTACAAaggcaaataaaaaaagatgtacaataatttttacttaaTTGACTTTTCTTAATTTTGGATATGATCTTTCTACAGAATTGATAGggtgaatattttaattcgttaAGAATTgatgggaaaaaagaaattgataataCTACTATTACTTACACTACTACTGCTATTACCTTGTCCTGGTGCTTGAGCCATGTGCTAATAAAATAACTTTTACTTACCTGCTGCTCGTGTTTTAATGACCCGCCAGAATGTTTGCCCGTTTATTGCATTTAAGTGGAGTGAGAAGGTTTTTATCTACCACGAAGAAACCTTCGTACTCCCGCGTCATTACATACTTATCTTATTACTAagtttgaatcatttttttccattagaTTACATCAGATAGAACTTGTAGCTTTCAAAAGTCAACATTTAGAGCTGTTGTTGCTAGTAACAGGcattatcatatttttttttgcaagtaaTTCGGATACAACGAATGGATAATGATGATTATTACGAATCTTATTTACGTTTTCATTCGAATTATCTGCCGTACTTTCGATGCACTTGGTAATTTATCATAATCTGGAGTTACATAATGGTTTAAAACCATTGCGCAATAAGCTTTAGTTACTGTGTACTACGTAAATTGTATATCTTGATAGAGGCAAGCTAGAAGACAACATTGCTAGTAAATATAGACGCAATAGCATCTTCcttgatttaattttaaatttgtcaCTTTGAATAACCAGTAGTACCCAATACATTTTATGTACGTCAGCaagttaaatattataattttttccgtttcaatttcaggtacATGGATACTTGGAGGAACGCTTTAGAAACAGAGCACAGAAACTGCTGACGTGATCTAATGACGCTGttttgaggaaaataaaaaaatccttccACGCTAATTCGTGACAAGAACAAAGCATTGTTGGCAGCTGGCTGTCAAATTGAGTACGCTGTGATGCCGGAATAATTAAACTCGTTATTAtggggtaaaaaaagaaatagtaaaatttcattgttatctCTAACTTCCTATACTACTAAACTACCTGTTGAGCAAAGGCACGTATgtaaactgaagaaaaatttttatgtgaTATGAATGCCGATAAAAAGGGAAGTTTATTCtaagaattttaaattattctatttataTATGATGTCTTCTGTATACCGTTTGTAgatcatttcaaatttcatgaaagCAACGtatgatattttcaatgaacGTAACTTCACAGATATACTTATACgacgtatataaataaaactgtaggaagtaaatcaattttctttccatcttTAAATTAACGCTATTTACAAACGGTAATAAAATTGCTTCATGTCAACCACTTACATACGTATCAGTTATACTCAACGTATAGCCTGGTTAAAAAGGAGAATAAGATATTATACTGTATTGTCTGTtgaatataatagaatacGAGCCATACAGAcgatacataaaaaaataggCAGCATGAGTATTTAGTCTCTTGGCTCGCATTCTATAtcatgtattttcttttagtagccaagaataatatttaccaCTCATACGCTATCAGAATCTtccaaatatattttttattaaataaattatgtagTTCTTTTTTCCGTGTACTTTAATTCACCAATAATAACGCTTAACTGCCGCGTTGTTACGGAGGTCTCAGTCAAATTTCTGTGAAGGTTTTATACGTCACATATGAATTGTGCAAGTATTTGTGAAAAGtggatatgaaaataatataaggGGTAAAAACTGAACAGCAACTGTAACGCTTATTAGAATGAGGTCGTTGTCAGATTTCTATTTTCCAATTCTGTTTATCTTTCCTCAGCAAATGTAAATGTCGTAAATCAGTGATTTGATGACCAATGCCATAAGAATAAAAgaatgcaaaaataaaattagctAATGATTTATGAACATCACAATTCTCTGGCTATGTTCCTTGTCTTACCGGTAGTCTTTTGTCACGTAAAACTTTTGGGAATGTGACACTGACCTGCGAGGCAGATGAACGAATCAGAAAATTAGCATACATGGCTGAACATGATTTGTTGGTCAATGCGAGTCTCCTATTACCTATAATCTGCCTACTAGATATAGAAAGAGGTTACAATTTGTGAAAGTTGGTAGtcatcatttttaaatatcagTCAATATCTCGATTtacctcaatttttttgtcatccaGAATGGTTCAGCATTAAACATGCAAGTTTTACAAAGATTCAATGCACCGATGtgtgatatatacatattttctttacaaaagaaaaaaaaaatggataattTACTTATTTACAAGATCACGGTATAATACACTACGAAGCATCAAAATTGACTTCCCTTCGTGGTTTTTTTCCAAACGATTTCCGACCCTTCATAGTTTccattttccgtttttttgcctcctttttcttttgctgTCTTGCAATTTTTCGCTTGGCGGCTAATTCCGGGTCCGTAATaaactgaaatgaaaaatttaaagtaGAGTATTACTGTGAACTTGTATCAGAAGACAAAGGACGAAAATATcagaagaaaatagaaaatagaagAGAAGTACAATAAGAATACGCATGTATTACTTCTTGTGTGCGCGATTTCTTTTGCTCAGCTCTTTTGGTGTCCAATTTTTGTTGAACTTTGCTCAACAGTTTCATATACTCTTCACTTCCTAAACTTTTCTTTATCATTGTTGCAACGTCTTTAGCCAAATGACGTAATGGAGCATTGCTTTCCTCAGTTGTGGTCATTTCTCTAACCAGCGGTGACATCAAATGAAACAATACtggattcaaattttccacaGATATAGTTGCTACTACCCCTGCGGTCCACTTGAATACTGCAGTTCTCTGAAAGTGTGGAATTCACTGTCAATTTCAAGTTCCTACTTATTGGATTTTACTTATTAGAGTTCTTTTGGTTTAccaaaagtttcaaacaactATCGCATAATTAGAGATATGCGTGCATAATTAGAATATTTCCTAATACGTACCATGGCGGTAGATTTGGGTGACTGAGTAACTTCcacatttacaatttttcgcaTTCTCTTGACAAGCCAAAAAAGTGATATTCTGTCGCCATCACTTTCTGAGGTGGAAGAATGATTGTCAGGTTTTTTTCCGCCTCTAATGTGAAAAGATTTTAAAGCTCGAGCAACAAATATTAGGTTTTTCACCACCTGATCAGCTAGATCTTCAAATACAAGTTCTGGTTGCAACTGTGCAGCCAAGTCCAGAGCTAAGCTTTTCATTGTAGCAACTGGGTCCGAATAAATGTAGCCTTTCTGATCAGCATAACTGTCTGGGTTTTCAAGAGCATCAGCTACTTTTTCAACGTCAATAGCAGCCAAAATAAATCCAATTAGCTGAGCTGCTGCTAAACGAACCCACAGATGAGGATGTGCCAGTAACGATTGGCTGTGTgctgtaatttaaaaaattataagtcCATTTATCAGATCAGTAAAAGAAACAAACTTCTTCTTTATAAAGTACAAGTATTAGTCACAGAgttgtttcttttgttttgtttttatagaGAACTGTTCAAGGACTctagaaaattatcaagttTTTGATGCGTCCGGCAGAGTTTGACGGACCACTACTTTTATCTCTTAACTGTAATCTCATACTTTTCATCTTGTCCCTCTATCTTTCACGTCTCCTCGGGCTTGCACATAGCTGAAAAGTACCAATTCAGCTGTGTGCGATCccttacgtttttttttttttataattgtattcatcaaattatgttcgaatccatttttttttaaatgcctTTAGACACACATCAATCATTATTCAACACCTTATCAACAGCCTTTAGGTGCGGTTGCTTTGTATAGGAAGGAACCCATTCAATAGTCCATAACAGACATAACATTCTCATAACTCCGATAAAAATAGTACAATATCGGGACCagttgttaataatttttagtcGTGGTTTAGGAAATTATACTTCAGACTGTGATGTACTTTGTAATATTTCCAAGGGTTAAAAGAACTTTTAATTCTAAACAAAATAAAGTAGGAATGAAAGTCTGTGCCTTTTTACCGAGCCTCttaacaataattgaaaaatgtgatgaaaaaaaattgctctatACATTAAAATAccctcatttttcatttatggaATACAAAGAACGATCATATGTTCAGTGTTTCACTTCATGCATATCATTTGTGTGACAAACGTTAAAGGAACAAAGTCAAAAAAGCTCACCAGCTAATATGCACACGGCATCTtcgtatttttcatctttcaaaaaactaggACAATTGGATGATAATTTTAAGAACATCTGTAAAACTTGGAACAAGTGGTGGTCTCTCATTCGTTCTGAATCGccaagtttctttttatcctTTCGAAAATCGTCTGAATTTGAAATGTCCTGTTTTTTTATCCTCACAAATCGACCTGGTTCTGAATCATCAGAGTCAGTATCATTAAACTGTTTCAGTACAAGTGGAAGC
This is a stretch of genomic DNA from Neodiprion fabricii isolate iyNeoFabr1 chromosome 2, iyNeoFabr1.1, whole genome shotgun sequence. It encodes these proteins:
- the LOC124176769 gene encoding 6-phosphofructo-2-kinase/fructose-2,6-bisphosphatase 1 isoform X1, with product MSKPAIEMHYTPPTSDTIQTKPFPIRGERSNYVNKPHVIAMVGLPARGKTYISKKLCRYLNWIGINTKVFNLGEYRRHATTAYQCHEFFRPDNIKAMAIRTQCAIDALNDVCQWLENGDGEVAVFDATNSTIERRRMIHDIVVRKMGFKLFFVESVCNDPEIVEQNIMEVKVSSPDYTDMNKEAVLADFMMRIEHYQEKYNPLDESCEVDLSFMKIYNTGEKVLVHKHEGHIQSRIVYYLMNIHIVPRTIYLTRHGESIMNLEGRIGGNSALSSRGHEYSNALAQFIAQQDIQGLRVWTSWLQRTIQTATGVQAPQERWKALNEIDAGICEEMTYEEIAEKYPTDFAARDQNKFSYRYPRGESYEDLVARLEPVIMELERQGNVLVVTHQAVLRCLLAYFLDKSSDELPYLSVPLHTIMKLTPVAYGCKVEHIRLPIDAVDTHRPKPKVHGYLEERFRNRAQKLLT
- the LOC124176769 gene encoding 6-phosphofructo-2-kinase/fructose-2,6-bisphosphatase 1 isoform X2, with the protein product MSKPAIEMHYTPPTSDTIQTKPFPIRGERSNYVNKPHVIAMVGLPARGKTYISKKLCRYLNWIGINTKVFNLGEYRRHATTAYQCHEFFRPDNIKAMAIRTQCAIDALNDVCQWLENGDGEVAVFDATNSTIERRRMIHDIVVRKMGFKLFFVESVCNDPEIVEQNIMEVKVSSPDYTDMNKEAVLADFMMRIEHYQEKYNPLDESCEVDLSFMKIYNTGEKVLVHKHEGHIQSRIVYYLMNIHIVPRTIYLTRHGESIMNLEGRIGGNSALSSRGHEYSNALAQFIAQQDIQGLRVWTSWLQRTIQTATGVQAPQERWKALNEIDAGICEEMTYEEIAEKYPTDFAARDQNKFSYRYPRGESYEDLVARLEPVIMELERQGNVLVVTHQAVLRCLLAYFLDKSSDELPYLSVPLHTIMKLTPVAYGCKVEHIRLPIDAVDTHRPKPKN